The Rhodohalobacter sp. SW132 DNA segment ACCCCCTGGCTCTTCATCTGATTTCCATGAGTGGCCCGGTAACGGCCCCGAGTGCCAACCGGTCGGGACTGCCCAGCCCCACACGGCCTGCTCATGTTACAGACGATTTTGGGCCCGATTTCCCGGTTCTCGATGGCGGTGAATGCACCATTGGAATTGAATCAACGGTTATTGATCTGAGTACAGAAAACCCGGTAATTTTAAGACCGGGGAGAATCTCCACAGAAGAAATATCACAACGGTTGTCTGTAGCTGTGGATCACACCGACGAGACTTTATCGGATCTAAAAAAAAGCCCCGGTACCCGCTACACTCATTACAAGCCGCGGGCTGATGTTCAATGGCTGCCATCGGGATCAGAAATAACATTGCATCAGGATGAACTCTACATTTTTCATTCCGGTACTCACCAAACAAATTCCAATAACGTAATCGACTTTGCCGGTGATTTTGATGCCCTTGGCAGAGCGATTTACGATCTGTATCGCACAGCCGACCGGAGAAATTACACAAATATTTACATTGAGCCCCTGCCCAATCCCTCCGATCACCCCATGATTCCGCCCCTGTTAAACAGAATACAAAAGTCTGTAAGCCAGTAAGTTACGTTCTCATCATACACAGGTCCGGAATGTTTTTTCAATTCGTGAAACGATTCTGAATTCCTGCCATGTTTAGAAGCCACCTGAAGTCAATGATATTTTTTCATTCACTCTATCAGGATCTTTAACCCCAAAATAAACACTGAAAAATTATGAAGCGTAATCTATATAAACGCCTGTTACTATTCGCAGGAATTCCACTACTTATCATGACTTTTATTACCGCTTGCGGTGATGATTCACCGTCAGGCGTGGAACCCCCTGTAGAAGAAGATTTGAATATAGTTGAAACCGCTGAAGAAGCGGGTAACTTTACCACCCTCCTCTCCGTAGCAACCGATCTTGGACTTGCCGATGTTTTGGCAACAGAAGAATTAACGGTATTTGCTCCAACCGATGATGCATTTGCCAGCCTGCCAGACGGCCTGCTTGATGAACTATCAGATGATCAGTTAACTGAAATACTCCTCTACCACGTACTTGCCGGGGCTGTTATGTCGTCGCAAATCGATGCACAGCAAGATGCGGAAACGGAGCAGGGAGAACGAATTCTGCTGCAATCAAATGGCGGAGTGACAATTAATGGAACATCCACCGTAATCAGTGCGGATATTCAGGCTACCAACGGGGTGATCCATGCAGTTGATGAAGTTCTGCTTCCGGCTGAATTCAGAGAACCCGGAATTATTGAAGAAGCCCAGGCTGCAGGTGAATTTTCCATCCTGTTAGACGCAATTGAAGATGCAGGCCTTACCACAACCCTTCAGTTCCTCGGGCCATTTACTGTGTTTGCACCGTCAGATGATGCTTTTAATGATCTCGGGCTCGATGTAGTTGACGGACTGAGTGACGAACAACTTGCTGATATACTCACGTACCATGTACTTGATGGTGAAGTTGCCTCAGGCGATTTACAACCCACACAAACTGTTACCGCGTTGAATAGCGGTGAACTTTTCATCACAGCCGATAATGGCGATGTGACAGTGAACGGTACTTCCGGAGTATTTCTGGCGGATGTAGCTGCCAGAAATGGAACTATCCATGCCGTTGACCAGGTACTTCTCCCGGATGCGTATGGAAATGTGGTTGATAACGCGATTAAACGATACGATCTGACCACACTTGTGGACCTCGTTGTAGCGCAGGATCTGGCCGGTACTCTTTCTGATGAAAATGAAGAGTTTACCGTTTTTGCTCCCACAAATGATGCTTTTGAAGAGATCAGCGATGTGGTTGGCGGTCTAAACGACGAACAGGTTACAAATACACTTCTCTATCATGTTGTCAATGCAGCTGTAGAGTCCGGTGATCTTGAATCAACCCAAACTGTTGTGACGCTTAACGACGGCGAGGAGATTTTGATTGAAGTTTCTGACGGAATAGTCACGATAAATGGCGAATCTACCGTTCAGGTAGCAGATGTAGTTGGAACCAATGGTGTGATTCACATTATTGATACCGTTCTGATTCCGGAAGAACTTGGTGGAGGAATTCCTGCCGATGAAGCAGATGCAACGATCACGATTAACAACGTTGGATCCAGCGCATGGGTAATCGACGAGATTGAAGGTGATGGCGCTTCTGCTGAACTTGAAGAGGAAAATACACCGCTAACACTCGAAGCTGAACGCAGATATACGATTGTAAATCTTGGGGCTGAAGACCATCCGCTCCAGTTGCGAGATGCCGATGGCACCGTACTGATTTCTGCTCAGGGTGATGGAGAAATTCATAACTATGAACCGGCCAACGTAGTCGTAAATGATGAGGACGGGTCAATAACCTTCACCTTAACGGGCGGACTGGCCGAAGCTATTGCAACATACAACTGCACTCCGCACGCTGCAATGGAAGGCGATATAATTGTGAACTGATATTTAGAGAAGCTATTTTAGTTTCAAACATATTATAAATTAGGCGCTTTGATTCAGTTCAAAGCGCCTTTTTTTATTGGGTTTTAGAAAATTCATTGTAAATGAAAAAAGTATCATGCCGCATCCAGAAGCATCAGGGTGGGTCCATAGTAACGTGATGGTTCAAATCAAAAGGTATGACAACCCCGTCTCGTAGAGACGATATATTTGTAGAACCAGATCACATCGCCAAAACCAAGATCTTCCGTAGGAACAAAATGTTTCTTTGAACGGGCTTTGAGCCAATTCAAAATCCACATACCTAACCAAATATACCGTACCTACGGCACGGCGGATGGAATGCACCGCCAATTTTTTCTACAAATATAATGCTCCGATGGGAGCATGGTTTGCCACAAAAAAGTGACCAGCCCCGAACGGGGCGCTAGTCAACAGCCCGGGGTTGCAACCCCGGGAATTCGTTAAGGATCAAAAACAGGAATCCCGAGGCGTTAAATTCTGCAGAATCAAAGAACCCTCCGAGGGATTGTCCGATGAATGTTGCACCGCACCGAATCTATTGTCAAATAAGGAGATCACACGTTCGTGCCCGCAATGACGTGGTGGATTTGCCCAGGAATCCTTCAAACAATCTATCCAGACAGAACCCGTCTCGTAGAGACGATATATTTGTAGAAACAGATCACATCGCCAAATCCGGGATGTTCCGTAGGAACAATATGTTTCCTTGAACGGGATATACACGAATTAAAAGCCATGAGCCTAACAAAATATACCGTACGTACGGCCCGGCGAATGGAATACACCGACTATTTTTCTACAAATATAATGCTCCGATGGGAGCATGGTTTGCCACAAAAAGCTAAAATCATCAAAGTGACTGAAGGGCATCCGGAATCGGTGTATCACCTGATAGCAGGTCAAATGATTTATAAAACGTTTTTTCTTCTTCGAACGATTCGGCGACTACAGCAGCTACATCTTCCCGTGGAATTTCTCCCCCATCCAGGTTACCGACTTTTATATTGCCCGTTCCATTTTCATTGGTAAGACGTCCAGGTTTGATAATAGTATAGTTCAAACCACTGTTCAGTAATGCTTCATCAGCATCTGCCTTTGCCTTCTGGTATGCCTGAAATACCTCATCTCCTCTTGGTGTGTCTAACCCCATCGCACTAATCATTATATAGCG contains these protein-coding regions:
- a CDS encoding L-threonylcarbamoyladenylate synthase; protein product: MIVSVTKASEIIRAGGLVAIPTETVYGLAADASNALAVQKTFNVKGRPADNPLIVHISSLNQVSDFASEFPDFAQKLAAEFWPGPLTIVLKKKNSVLDLVTAGLDTVALRMPNHPLALHLISMSGPVTAPSANRSGLPSPTRPAHVTDDFGPDFPVLDGGECTIGIESTVIDLSTENPVILRPGRISTEEISQRLSVAVDHTDETLSDLKKSPGTRYTHYKPRADVQWLPSGSEITLHQDELYIFHSGTHQTNSNNVIDFAGDFDALGRAIYDLYRTADRRNYTNIYIEPLPNPSDHPMIPPLLNRIQKSVSQ
- a CDS encoding fasciclin domain-containing protein is translated as MKRNLYKRLLLFAGIPLLIMTFITACGDDSPSGVEPPVEEDLNIVETAEEAGNFTTLLSVATDLGLADVLATEELTVFAPTDDAFASLPDGLLDELSDDQLTEILLYHVLAGAVMSSQIDAQQDAETEQGERILLQSNGGVTINGTSTVISADIQATNGVIHAVDEVLLPAEFREPGIIEEAQAAGEFSILLDAIEDAGLTTTLQFLGPFTVFAPSDDAFNDLGLDVVDGLSDEQLADILTYHVLDGEVASGDLQPTQTVTALNSGELFITADNGDVTVNGTSGVFLADVAARNGTIHAVDQVLLPDAYGNVVDNAIKRYDLTTLVDLVVAQDLAGTLSDENEEFTVFAPTNDAFEEISDVVGGLNDEQVTNTLLYHVVNAAVESGDLESTQTVVTLNDGEEILIEVSDGIVTINGESTVQVADVVGTNGVIHIIDTVLIPEELGGGIPADEADATITINNVGSSAWVIDEIEGDGASAELEEENTPLTLEAERRYTIVNLGAEDHPLQLRDADGTVLISAQGDGEIHNYEPANVVVNDEDGSITFTLTGGLAEAIATYNCTPHAAMEGDIIVN
- a CDS encoding SDR family oxidoreductase, encoding MNITVVGASGKIARHLHPILIEKGHHVRGIIRKKEQKSDLKKLGVEPVICDIEQEADISEAVGNVDAVLFAAGAGPGSGKERKKSVDRDGAIKLIRACAENEIQRYIMISAMGLDTPRGDEVFQAYQKAKADADEALLNSGLNYTIIKPGRLTNENGTGNIKVGNLDGGEIPREDVAAVVAESFEEEKTFYKSFDLLSGDTPIPDALQSL